A window of Loxodonta africana isolate mLoxAfr1 chromosome 3, mLoxAfr1.hap2, whole genome shotgun sequence genomic DNA:
TCACATTTTCATCTCAGAAAGTTCTCAGAGTCTTGGTGTGGGTTTTTCCTTCACTCTATGGGTCTGTTCCATCTGATGTCATTCATTTGCCCTCAGCAAGAAACCAATTCAACCAAACAGGAATTTGACCATACAAATTGTATAAAAGTTACCCAAAGACATGGTCCCTAAATGAAAAGAGCTCATGAATTAAAACAGAATATTGGAATCCATACTGAGTGGTGTCATCAGCGGAGTATACAGATGCTGAAGAGACCCCAAGGAATGACAGTCCAATATGGAAGCTTCCAAAGaccaaaaggagaaagaaagaaacaactgttgccattgagttgactccaactcatggcaaccccttgtatatcagagtagaactatgctacaatgttttcattgattaattttttggaagtagatctccaggcctttcttccaaggagcctctgagtaAACTCAAACctcaccttttgattagaagctgaGGGCTTTAAGTGTTTGCACCATGCAGAAGACAAAGAATCAGCTAAGTCTTGAAGGCTGTATGCAAGCTAATCAGAGGAAGAAAGGTGGGGATGGTTTTCCAGGCAATATTGAAGGGCATTAGCAAAGCCAGGAGGACTATAAAAGCAATATGTTCTGTTATTTCTATAGCTTAAGATACATGAAATAGAAAAGCGAGGGAAGTAATAaagaaaaagattattcaaggacTTCTAAACcatcatgtcttagttatctggtactgctataacagaaatacaagtgggtagcttttacaaacagaaatttattctctctcactcagtctaggaggctagaagttcaaattcaggatgtcaattccagggaagggctttctctttctgtctgttctgggtgaaggtccttgtcatcaatcttcccctggtctaggagcttctcagcacagggacgctggatccaaaggacatgttcccctcctggcttttcttgcttAGTGGTTCTGAGATTCCTCTTCCCTATGcctgtttctctcttttgtatctcaaaagagattgactcaagatacaacctaatcctgtggattgctcctacctcattaacataactgcctctaatcctgtctcattaacgtcatagaggttaggatttacagcactaggataatcacatcagatcacaaaatggtggacaaccacacaatactgggaatcatggcctagccaagttgacacatatattttggtgacacaattcaatccatactacacaataaaagacaaaaattttttcctaaagAAAGTAGGAAATTATTAAAGGATTTAAGACAGATAGAGCCATGGGTTTCTAGAAAGATAATTGGTTGCCTGGAATGTACTATTTAGTGAAAGTAAGACTAGAAGGAGTAAAGTAAGTGACTGTAAAAAATAATCAAAGCCCCCAAAATAAATGCTGCAATTCTGCACTAGAGAGCAAGTAGAAGTCTAGCAAAGTGGCATTGATATAAGTACATATGCCACAAAGGACATGCCCTGAGCTTCTGGGAGAGAGGATGTTAATAAGAGCTGGTTAGGGAAAAGCCAAGTGGACTAGGGTAGGCTCTCCAGCATGGAACTGCCATACTGTGGCAGATGCATTTTCCTGTAAAGCTAGAGGCTGCACCCATTTTGCACGTAGGCCATTTCAGTCATAATGGGGGATCACTAAGCAGACACTAAAGGCCAGGCTTCAGCCTTAATAAAGAATGAGGAGAGGAACCAGAGATTTTGACATTACATAATCCACAATCTAAATTAAACAACTATTTTCAGTCCTTCCATCACAcaaagcctggtggtgcaatggttaagtgtttgtctgtttaccaaaagtcagcagttcaaatctaccagccactccttggaaaccctatgggatcactatgaatcagaattgcctcgatggcaacgggtttggtttggtttttttttggtttccaccACATATACCCCTGATCCAATTCAACTATCATCATTAATAGGGAAGAATTTCTTAGAACTTCTAAATGCAGCAGTTCTCAACCCACTTCACAGTGACACAGCTGGTGATTTGGTGATTGTATTTTCTCTTTGTCACACATATCCATTCACAACACATTGGCATTGACTACTCACTCACACAGGCATATCCAGTCCTTTAAACTCTGTATAAATGTGCAACACAGcatgttgtttttctctttcagactTAGCTGTAACTTGAAAGATGGGAAATGAATATAAGAAAATTGTCCTACTGAATGAATTGGATGATATCGATGATTATTCctttaaaatacttaagaatttcCTGGCCCGTGATTTACAATTGAcaaaaaaaatggaggaaaaatatGGTAGAACTAAGATTGCCGACTTGATGGAAGAAAAGTTCCAAGGTGCTGCCTATAGAATGCTTAGAAGAGCAAAGTTAAAAGGTAATAGGAGAGTTCCCCTCACTCCAACCAATCCTACACTCACAGATCCTTGAATAGAACCTTGCCTTTGTCATAGCTGAGATATACCTTTTCCAACTTAAGTCTCGGTAGCCACAGTAATGGTGGAACCTAGGAAGCCAAACGGTTTACAAATTATGTCTTTCCCTTTCCTGTAATGAGGGTTGGTGCATTTTGGAGGATGTATTTGGGGTTTGGGagtcttggtggcatagtggtttagaacttggctgctaccaaaaggtcggcaattcaaatccaccagccgctcctcagaaaccctatggggtagttctgctctgttctatagggtcgctgagtcagaatcaactcgatggcaatgggtttatttgagGTTCAGGTAAAGAACAAAAGGCAGAGTAAATTGATGAGAAAAGCTGAGATTACCAGTACATTAGAAAAGTTAGAGAAAGACAAAATTTACAAAAGTTATGCtttctttaaaatgtatttacaGTTAAGCAATTACTGCACTTGCTCTCTATTGAGACTATTTACTCCATCATTATTATACTCTCTAGTAACATACATGAGGTGAAACTTACCTACCTGTGAAATCACTAGGCTTAAACAGaacatttttgaaaaaatcaaaggCCAATATCCCCAGCTTTTAACTTCACAAATCAGGCCATATTTCATATAATTTGGTTTCCATGATTTAAGCAGATCTTCTGTAGAAAATGAACCATGAGTCAGTATCAAGAAAACTAGATTTTTAAAAGGACAAGATAGGAtaagagggtcaggaaaaagttTGACTGACATGCATGATTGTTTAGAGGATGGGATGAACATGTTCATTGTACAGGGCTGTGAAGGAAACACATAAGATGTGCCCATGTTGCTTCTTTGGTCACCACGTAACCAGACTCTGCTAATGAAGTAGAGGTGGGCAAACAATGTCTTAATCCACAAGCAGGAGTTGGGAAGAAATAGTGGTGAAATTCCTTCAGCTTCCTTAGACTAGCTCCTCTGGGTTTATTGTGTCTTCCTTTTTCTGCATTAGTTACAAAGGATATTGAAGAAAAGATAATTTTAATGAAAAGCAGCAAGCAAGAAACAGCAGGTTCTGCAATGCCTACATTCACCATGAAAGAAGGTCAGGTAAGCCTGAGGAAGGACAGGCTTGAAGTCTCACAGAAGAAACTTCCACGATGGCTCTTGCACTCATTCTCTCCATTAAGGTACTTGCTTCTTTGTTAATATTCCAACACAATTTGTATTTATCAAAATGAGTAACTACTGATCATCTCCTTTGTGCTAGGCTATGAGCTAGGCACTATAATGAATGTGATGGAAATATCTGGGGCATAATTATCCCTTTTGTTACTATTGTTTTAATTgtataccagccactttttatgcctctggacctcagaggtaagACTTTATTAAGGTTCTAATGCATTCAGtgtcaaggtgggtcccttttgaaactCGTGAAGCTGAGAAGGCCACAGTTGGAGACTCATTGTTGTATGGGTTGatcattctattaggtgatgctacCTGGATGTGTtaagttttgtaaacttttgcctttttttcatttatttctgtgagataaggcttgtaagcataattatggctttcttGTGTGATGttaaaggtttattttttttcctgtgtcacACTGGGAAAACGAGGGGTTCCCCATGTAGCCTAATGGAAAGGAGCGCGCTTTGAATTATCAACCTAGATCTCATAGGCATACTGTCACGCCACAGATCAGTGGCACCAAAGTGCTACTCGCCTCcttggtggcttgtattaccagatcatatttctcaaaatccatattatcaacctaaaatttaaacacactcattAGCGAGCATGCATTTCAATAGTGAAAACatgccataaaaaaaattaaggggaaaaaaatctagtAACAAAAGGATTATGGTATTGTAATCCCATTATAAATATAGGTTATCAATTAGACTGGAAAAAATCTTttccatgtgtcttagtcatctagtgctgctataacagaaataccacaagtggatgactttaacaaagagaagtttattctctcatagtccagtaagctagaagtccgaattcagggcgccggctccaggggaaggctttctttctctgttggctctggaggaatgtccttgtcatcagtcttccttgatctgggagcatctcagcgcaggaacttcaggtccaaaggacactgtcTCCCaccactactttcttggtggtatgaggtccccatgtctctctgcttgcttctctcttttgtatctcaaaagagattggcttaaaacactacctaatcttctagacctcatcaatacaactgccactaatccattttattacatcagtgataagatttacaacatataggaaaatcatatacagtggtggacaatcacacaatactgagattCATGACCCAGCtcagctgacagatattttttgggggcacaattcaatccatgacacaaaccTTGATCCTTTTAATTCCAGTGCCCTCCCCATTCTACCGCAGAGGTGATTAGAGGAGTAATATGTTTGTTAAAGGAAACTTTCCCTTTGTTTAAGCAAGCACTCATGCCCACCTCTTACCTACTGGACATCTCTTCAGGTTATAGAATGGAAATTCCTGGAGTTGCCATGACATCCCTTCAGATAGAACCTActgcaaaataataaaaatatgctGTGCTTCATTTTGATACTGAAAACCAttagtgttaaaaaaaatctattttcagaaaaaaaaaaatacagccaagGAGAAGCCTGTAGCCAAAAAGAAgaaggtttcccaggagcagagtCAGCCTCCCTGTCCTTCAGGAGCCAGCTCATCGGCAACCGTGGGTCACTCCCCACCTCCTCAAATCTCATCACCAACTCCATCCTTCACTTCTTTAACTGAGGTACTTTCTTCCTGCTCCTCTTTTCCTCCATTTTCTACAACCAAAAATCAGGACTCGAACCTCAAAATTCTAATCTCATGTTTTACCTAAAAATAAGTCCAATAATTAGTTAATAAACCAAATGCATATACTGAGAATTCACTACCTTTTAATCTTTTGTTGTTACAATGGACACTTGATGAAGTTGGCACTATTTCGAATCTCAGAAAGTCTTCTCTTTTGTGTTGTCCCAGGAGGAGAGCCAGAGAGGTGCAGCATTCACGCCAGTGCAGGGGAAGACAGCAGAGTGACCATTAACAACTGCTCCAATCTGTGTCATACTTGATCCCTTTGCTCACTAATCCATTATCGTTTCTTAAACACACCatactcatttctttttcagagttttAAATACCATGTGCCTCTTAACTGGAAATTTCTTGATTTGACAAAACCTATCGACCCTTTGGATCCCAATATTGATATCCTTCTAGAGGGAGTTCTTCCTGAGACCCCATGCAGACTATGTGAAAACTTCATGGTGTTCAATTTGGAAGCAccttatattttactttttaacacttataACAACCGTAGTTAGTGAATGCTTGTTTACCCCTCTTGACTACGAGCTCCGAGAGTGGGGGAACCCTGTTGACCTTGTGAACCAATGTAACCTAGTGCCTAGTTTTTTGCCTGCCTCACAAGAGactctcaataaatatatttacttactgcaataatgaaaactaagtACTATAATAATAGTCAGCATAATTAAGGATAAAATTCAGATTGTTAAATCCAGTAAAGGAAGtgatatcaattttttttttttttttttatcaataggGAGGCTCAAAGAAtgcaaaaacaaagtaaaaaaggagatggaagagGGAAAGGAGCTGAGGAGTTGGAAAAATATAGGTAGAAGGAAGACcatatgccatggattgaattatgtccccccaaaagtgtgtatatcaacttggttaggccatgattcccagtactgtgtggttttcttccattttgtgattatagtcttatgctgagaggattagggtgggattgtaacaccaccctcactggggtcacctccctgatccacggtaaagggagtttccctggggtgtggcctgtaccaccttttatgtctcaagagattaaaggaaagggaagcaagcagagagttgatgacctcataccaccaagaaagcatcaccagcagcaaagcatgtcctttgggaagattgaggacaaggaccttcttccagagccaacagagagtgaaagacttcccttggagctgacgccttgaatttggacttttagcctactttactgtgaggaaataaatttctttttgttaaagccatccacttgtggcatttctgttacggcagcactagatgactaagacaccatacaAGACCATATACCAATGACtgaagatgaaaggaaaggaCTGCATTTTATATTTCCATTTCTGTTTATTCTTATTAGATTTGACTGATCTCAATAGTGGACTTTTACTCTTTTACTATTTCTCTCATTCTAATAACACATGAAAACTCAAATGATTCTTATACCACGTGGAGaagttttgattttcttttcttctttttctctgactacaCACGGAATGAAAAAGATTTTGTGTCCtggaaggaaaaccaaaaaaccaaaatcaaacttgttgccattgagttgattctgactcatagccctcCTACAGGACAAAATacaatgccctatagggtttccaatgagcagctggtggctttcaactgccaaccttttggttagcagccaaacacttaaccactgtgccaccagggctccaaaggaaaACCATAATACTGTAAACAATATCTCTGTCTCCCCcatctctgtctttctttctttctctctcgtTTGCATTCTATCTACACCActgaaacatgatttttttttttaattttattgtgctttaagtgcaagtttacaaaccaagccagcctcttatacaaaaacttatatacacctcgctatatactcctagttgctctcgctctaatgagacagcacaccccttccctccactctctattttcatgtccatttggccagcttctgaccccctttgccctcttacctcttctccagacaggagctgcccatgtagtctcatgtgtctacctgatccaagaagcttactattcatcagtatcattttctatcccatagtccagtccaatccctgtctgaagagttggctttgggaatggttcctgtcttaggctaacagagggtctgggtaATGTGACCTttgtggtccttctagtctcagtcagaccattaagtctggtctttttatgagaatgtggggtctgcatcccactgctctcctgctccctcaggggttctctgttgtgttccctgtcagggcagtcatcagttgtagccaggcaccatctagttcttctggtctcaggctgatgtagtctctagtttaagtggccttttctgtctcttgggctcataattacctcgtgtctttggtattcttcattctgctttgctccaggtgggctgagaaaaatggatgtatcttagatggccacttgctagcatttaagaccccagatgccactgtccaaagggggatgcagaatgttttcttaatagattttattatcccgATTGACTTAAaagtctcctgaaaccatggtccccaaactcccgcccctgatacgctggccttcgaagcattcaatttattcaggaaacttctttgcttttggtttagaccagttgtgctggcctAGCCTGTATTCTgtgtcgtctttcccttcacctaaaatagttcttgtctactatctaattagtgaaaactcctctccctccctccctccctccctgctctcgtaaccatcagggaatattttcttctctgtttaaactatttttcgagttcttataatagtggtctcatacaatatttctccttttgcaactgattaatttcactcagtgtaaagccttccagattcctccatgtcatgaaatgtttcacagattcatcaccattctttatcaatgcgtagtattccattgtgtgaatataccataatttatttatccattcatccattgatgggcaccttggttgcttccatctttttgctattgtaaacagtgctgcagtgaacatggatgtgcatatatctgttagtacaaaagctcttatttctctaagatatattgcAAGGAAGGGGGGTTGCTggactgtatggtagttctatttcaagctttttaaggaaccgccaaattgatttccaaagtggttgtaccattttatatccccaccagcagtgtataagtgttcaagtctctccacaacctctccagcatttattattttgtgttttttgaattaatgtcagccttgttggagtgagaggaatctcattgtagttttgatttgcttttccctaatggccaatgatcatgaacattttctcatgtatctgttagctacctgaatgtcttctttagtgaagtgtctgttcatatcctttgcccattttttaattgggttatttgtctttttgtgttgagtttttgcagtctcgtgaagattttagagatcagactctgatcagaaatgtcatagctaaaaactttttcccaatccgtaggtaatatttttgctcttttggtgaagtctttggatgagcataggtgtttgatttttaggaacttccAGTTaaccagtttctcttctgcattgttagtaacacaATTATTTTAAGACTAGAAAAATGTTTATAACcaacaaatcaagaaaaaatGTTAGCTTTCAATTTCTTGAAACTCTGCCACCCAGATATTACCAATTTTTCTCCATAGTCTTTTTGATATTACTCTTCATAAGTAGATTTATAATTTCCCCAAAGTGGTTTCATACAATGATCAATATTCTATCACCTGTTTTATTAATTTAACATACCAGGACTGTATTTCCAAAATATCCCTAGGCATAGTAATGATAACCTTTGACTTTTgtggttttgtgtttttggtggtcAACTTTCATTTTCAGTACTACTCAAGATTTtcactattttaattttctttggctaTTTAAATTATTACAGGATATAtttcaatttatattttattctaaCCTGTCACATAAGTCAGTTCAGGACAATGTTATCatcatctatcactctctgtttCTGTAACTGAAGATtacagtttacttctgaaagatcattcTGTTTAAACGAGGGTGTTCTAATTTCTGTGCCTGTTATCTTCTACCTTAATCCCTCTGGCTAAATTATACCAGTGCATTATCATTACCTTTCTGCCAAGCAACCTCTCTCCAGCCTAGCCCTAGTTGCAAATATCTGTGAAGGTTTTTGAGGCCCAGTGCTGGCACTGAGGTTTCTCTTATTGGAAAATGACTATGTATTTCCTGCTCAAATTTCTAAGCTTATTTTCCTGTGTCTCTCAAATACAGAATCAAATACAACAGGCCTGTTGTCAAACAGCTACCAGAAAAAAATGTTCTCCAAAAGGGCCCAGAGCTAGTGCTGGTACTGAAAACAACAGAGCCATTTGAATATGAGTCTCCGACAACGGGTAAAACATGATGTTTCGCTACAGTGGCTACAGAGAATAAATTCTTCCAGTTAAAGGTTTTCAACACCAACCTAAAGGAGAAGTTCACCCCAAGGAGGGTCAATTGCCTTAGCAGATTATGTTGAATTCAAAGAAATATTGGAGATAAATGAAACATCATCTGTATATGAAACTGGTCCTGATCAAAGGCTTGAGGTCCCAAACAGAATAATCAAAAGAGCAACAGAAACTCCCAAAATCAATAATTTTCAAAAGCAAGCATCAGGAACATTACTCTATGGGTTGTTTATGTTACTTAAGGTAATTCtgaagaattattttttaaattttctctgcCAATATCTAAAATTAAGTGTCCAGACTTGCCAAAAATAGCATTGCCTACTGACTAAATACTGGaaatgaaattcttttttaaaatattcactaACACCTTGGCATTTGCCAATGATTTTATCTCTTTGAGTTCTACCCAAACCAAATAAACAATAATTTCACGCTAAGTTATGATAAATTTACTTTGAATAATTGATTGACCTACCAAGCTTGAAGTCTGTATGTAAATGTTATCACAGCAATTAATGGATTGGTTGGTCTTCCAGGAATAAAAATACATTGAACAGTTAGGGATGTGATCTAAGCATTCAGTGCTGTTTCCTCTAattgattcatttattcacttattcatgAAGAGATTATTCTCTTATTCATGATTAATCTTATTCATGAATAGATTATTGAATTGAGAAATATGAAATTGCATGATATTGGAAGTTAAGGTAACCTAATCCCCTCAGTTACAAaaatagacaaataaataaaggcacacACAGACAACGTTACTGATATGTccatgtccaaattcaggatacaagttagggtaccacgttaaattaaaaaaaaaactacaaatttACATAAACTCAACTGACATCTTGTATGAATGACTGCTTCAAAACTCCTGTAACTGTCTTCTAGGATAGCTTTTTATTTTACCTGCTTTACATTTTGGACACACTCTTGAAGAGACCATGCTTATAAACACAATCATAAAATTGATAAGCAATGGCTTCAATGGGTGAAACATTATGGAGTGTGAGCTGAGGGACCTAGATCCATAGAGACAAGAAATTGGATTACAGTGAGTAAACTGAAAAGAATTAGTGAGTTATTAGAAACTTAATTGTATACAGATTTCTCATAATCTTCTAAATATTGAACAATAGTTGCATATGTCCATTCATTTCTGCTTAGGCACAGGAGCGAAGATGTCCACCAAGAATTTCTGATTCTTCTACACCCAGATACTTTAAGCCAATGTCAGCTTCTTTGGAGATGGAAGCAGGTGAAAACAGAAGATAATACACTGTTCCAGAAATGTCAGGCATTAAAACGTATAGAACAGGAAATGCTACAAAACAGTTTAAATAAAAGGAAGGAGCTCTGAGATGACCTGTTCCCAGCTCTGTGTACTTCTGTATTTGTAATTACTTTCTTAAATCTTGTACTTACTCTCTCATGAGGGTTATCCAGAAACTGGACATTAGTTTTCTGTTGCAGAAAACAGTGAATAAGAAGAACACAATCTATGAAATACAGGATAATACAGGAAAGATGGATGTAGTGGGGGATGGAAAATGGCAGAACATCAAAAGTGAGGAAAGAGATACACTTCAATTCTTTTGCTTTCAACTAAGAACAATTGAATACAAGCTGAAACTGATGTGTGGGATTCATAGTTTCATCAAGGTGAGAACTGGGTAGAGGAACGTTAGTTGGCCAAAGAGGCAAATaatttggtttaggctttgggaACACCAAATTCCTGATTTATTGTACATACACTCAACAGGTGGCAGGAAAAATAGAAACAGTGCCCTTGTACTCGTTTTTAAGTGGGAGAATTTTTAAGAAGATATTGAGCAAACGACCTATAGATTTATAAACACAGATTTTTAAAAGGGTATGATACTATCAGTagtaaaatatttgtaaaaattaGTAAAGTACTGAAGTAATTTCACATAGTGCTCAAGAGACTTTAGAATAAGACATACCTGCTTTGATTCCTAGCTCTAACACTTACTTGCTTTATTATTTCTCTCTAAAATAGGAAAGTCTTTACCTCTTAGAGGTTTGATTTAAAAGTTGAATggaataatatatacatattactTGTCTCAGTGCCTAGGACATCATGAGAAATCAATCTAAGGTAGGTACTATTTTTCTTACCAAGGTAAATACATTGGAAAGAATTCTggacagaaaatacaaaaaaaaaaaaaagtaaaagatcaTAATGAGTTCCCTACAACTGAAATGAGGTAGATGTGGAACATTATGGAAAGATGGGGCAGGAGGGTAAAAAATGTGCCAGAGAGTACAGTTTTTCCTTAGAAGTGGTAACAAATTGAAAGATTTTCTGCAGAAGAATGCTGTCtttgtctgggttctctagagaagcaaaacctgtaaagcataaaaaatatatagagagagagagatttatatcaagaaaatggctcacacagttgtagaggctggaatatcccaagtccATGGTTAAGGTTTTTCCTGATTCACTTAGCCATAGGGACTGGCAAGCCCAAAATTGGTAGTTTTGAGAGTAGGGCTCTTGTTcaaaggctgtgaagatcaactaATCCCAAAGATTGACAGGCAAGACCgaaggtaagttgctagctcaagtttcaagaactggagatcagatgatcctgccagctgcaggatccagaatgagcaaaagcccacaggacttgccagaatatccacttatatgcAATGCAGgacacactcccaaggaaactccctttcaactgattggctattcacagcagatccaatcatggaagtgatcacataatatcaaatatcatcatgaaagtgatcacaccatcatacagctatcaaatcactgagaatcatgacccagccaagttgacactcaaccttaaccattacaaatGTCATGCCTGATTATTTGACATTTTAGAAAAAATATGTCCTAGCAACCAACTGCAGACATGCATTAGAGAGAGAGTAGGTTTAGAGGTAGAAAGATGAAACAGGTGTAGTGGTAAGCTGGAGTCTCCTCATTTGGAGAATATAGAGAGCTCATTGTTAAATATTCCAGAATCATGGAAGCTTGTTGTTAAACCTCTAGCatcttgaaatcagccatggtgggagtatttatacCACCCAAATCTGTAAATATTACAAATCTGGAGTTTGTTTAAAATTGGAGATTTTGGTTCCTGGGACAACTCAGAAAGCTCTTCCAAAAATCTAGGTGAGAAGGAGAAAGACCAGAAGGACCttgatagtgaaaaaaaaaaagggggggttttttttttttaatagtagatTCTCACAATTTTTTGACTAATTATAGTGATGAtggtgaaatagagaaaagattcaagGATCATTAAGGGTTTAATAAGACAATTGCAGCAATGGTCCTTCTATTCATTAAGATTGAAAATGCAGGAGAAGAACATGATTCAAGGAATAAAAAATGTATTCTCTGTTGGGGAGGTTAAATATGAGGTACCTACAGGATATGCAAAAAATTTCTAACCTTCATTCTGGAGATATATAGATCTGGATATACAGATGTCAAGCAAAAAG
This region includes:
- the LOC100661557 gene encoding myeloid cell nuclear differentiation antigen-like translates to MALALILSIKKKKNTAKEKPVAKKKKVSQEQSQPPCPSGASSSATVGHSPPPQISSPTPSFTSLTEKTVNKKNTIYEIQDNTGKMDVVGDGKWQNIKSEERDTLQFFCFQLRTIEYKLKLMCGIHSFIKESLYLLEV